The stretch of DNA GAGGGCATTTTCTACTGCAAGAGACGGGTCAGCCCAGCCTGTACGCATTTTGACAGTAAGGGGGATATCAAGGACAGATTGGACCTTGTTGATGATAGAGTAAATCTTATCTGGATCCTTGAGCCACATAGCGCCAGCTTCGTTCTTCACGATTTTGTTAACTGGGCAGCCCATGTTGATATCAACAATATCGGTTTTGGTGTTTTCTTGGATGAATTCTGCTGCGCGTGCTAGGCTGTCTTCATCACTACCAAATAGTTGGATAGAGACAGGGTTTTCGCCTTCATCGATATGAAGCATATGCAGGGTTTTTTCATTGTTGTATTGGATTCCCTTGTCAGAGACCATTTCCATGACAACGAGTCCAGCTCCGAGCTCTTTTGCGATAGTACGAAAGGCTGAGTTAGTCACGCCAGCCATGGGTGCTAAAACGGTACGATTGGGAATCTCAACATTGCCAATCATAAAGGGTGTATTAAGATTTGTCACGAATGAGTTCCTCCAGGTCGTTTTCATCAAAGTTATAAGTTGTTTGGCAGAATTGACAAGTGATTTCTGCCCCATGGTCTTCCTCTTTCATTTCCTGTAGGTCTGAACTTGGAAGGCTGGCAAGAGCGTTCATAAAGCGCTCATGGCTACAGTCACATTGGAAACGGATTTCTTCTTCAGAAAGACGCTTATAAGCCTCGTCACCGTAGATTGCCTTGAGGAGGGCTTCGATATGGTCGTCGCTTTCCAGAAGGGTTGAGATAGCTGGCATTTCTTGGATGCGTTTTTCAAAGCGAGCAATCTCTTCTTCCTTGGCTCCCGGCAAGACCTGAACTAGGAAACCACCCGCAACCTTGACCTTGTCTTCCTCGTCCAAAAGGACATTGAGGCCGACTGCAGAAGGCGTTTGTTGGCTTTCAGTCAGGTAAAAGGCAAGGTCTTCACCGATTTCCCCAGAAATGAGGGGAGTCATAGAGTTGTAAGGATTTCCAGTACCGTAGTCTGTGATAACGAGGAATTGGCCATTGCCGACAAAAGGTCCGACTAGGACTTCACCAGTTGCAGTCTTTTTGATGTCAACACCAGGATTTTGAACATAGCCTTTGACGTTCCCCTTGGTATCAGCAACGGTGATGATAGCACCTAGAGAGCTAGATCCCAGTACCTTCACTGTTAGTTTGGTATTGCCTTTTTCATTGGCTGCGAGAATCTGGCTAGCGATAAGAGTTCGACCAAGTGCTACAGTTGAGCTAGCTTGGGTTTGGTGTTTTTCTTGAGCAGTGCGGACTGTTTCTGTGCTGTCAAGGACAAAAGCACGAAAGGCTCCGCTTTCTGATATAGTTTTAATAATTTTATCCATAGCTACTATTTTAGCATAAAAATGCCCAAAGGGGGAGCCGTGTGTTTGCTGATTTTCAGGATAATGGACCAGGAAATCAGCATGAAAATAAAAAGAGAAACAGATTATTTCAGCATTTGTAAGATTTATGCTATGCTTAAGGTAGAAAATGAAAGGGGTAACAAATGTATTTAGGAGATTTGATGGAAAAGGCTGAATCTGGCCAATTTTCAATCCTTTCCTTTCTATTACAAGAGTCTCAGACGACTGTCAAGGCTGTAATGGAGGAAACAGGATTTTCAAAAGCAACCCTAACCAAATATGTCACCCTGCTCAATGATAAGGCTTCGGACAGTGGTTTAGAGCTAAACATCTCCTTAGAAGATGAAAATCTGCGTCTATCGATCGGTGCAACTACCAAGGGAAGAGATATCCGAAGCTTATTTTTGGAGAATGCTGTTAAATACCAGATTTTGGTCTATCTTCTCTACCACCAACAGTTTTTAGCCCATCAGCTGGCTCAAGAATTGATGATTAGCGAGGCTACACTTGGTCGTCACTTAGCTAGCTTGAATCATATTTTGTCAGAGTTTGACTTATCCATCCAAAATGGTCGTTGGCGAGGTCCAGAGCATCAGATTCGCTATTTCTATTTCTGTCTTTTTCGCAAGGTTTGGTCCAGTCAGGAATGGGAAGGTCACATGCAGAAACCAGAGAGAAAACAGGAGATTGCCACTTTAGAGGAAATCTGCGGTGCGAGTTTGTCTTCGGGGCAGAAATTGGATTTGGTTCTCTGGGCTCACATTAGTCAACAGCGTCTTCGGGTCAATGCTTGTCAGTTTCAAGTGATAGAAGAGAAAATGCGGGGGTATTTTGACAATATTTTCTACCTTCGTTTGCATCGAAAGGCTCCGTCATTTTTCGCTGGACAACACCTTCCTCTAGGAACTGAGGATGGGGAGATGATGATTTTCTTCTCTTTCCTCCTATCTCATCGCATTCTTCCTCTTCATACTATGGAGTATATCCTTGGTTTTGGAGGGCAGTTGGCAGATTTGCTGACGCAATTGATTCAAGAAATGAAGAAGGAGGAACTATTGGGGGACTATACAGAGGACCATGTCACTTATGAACTCAGTCAGCTTTGTGCTCAAGTCTATCTCTATAAGGGCTATATTTTACAGGACCGCTACAAGTACCAGTTGGAGAATCGTCATCCCTATTTGCTGATGGAACATGATTTTAGGGGAACGGCAGAGGAGATTTTTCGTGCCTTGCCTGCCTTTCATCAGGGGACGGATTTGGATAAGAAGATTCTCTGGGAATGGCTTCAGTTAATGGAATATATGGCTGAAAATGGTGGTCAGCATATGCGGATTGGTCTGGATTTGACATCTGGTTTTCTTGTCTTTTCAAGGATGGCATCCATTTTGAAACGATATTTGGAATACAATCGTTTTATTACCATTGAAGCCTATGACCGAACTCGATATTATGATTTGCTGGTTACCAATAACCCGATTCATAAGAAGGAACAAACACCAGTCTATTATTTAAAAAATGACTTGGATATGGAAGATTTGGCGGCTATTCGTCAGTTATTATTCACTTAAAAGGCTTGGTCGTTCCAGGTCTTTTTTGTGAAATTCACACAATCTCCTCACATTTTTTAAAAAATTAAAAAAAGTTGATAAACAAGAAAGCGCTTTATTTTGTATACTAGTAAGTGTAAAGAGGAAACATCCTCAAGATCTTTATCAGGAGGACAGCACATGTCACAAGAAAAATACATCATGGCCATTGACCAGGGGACTACAAGCTCTCGTGCCATTATTTTCAACAAAAAAGGAGAAAAGGTCAGCTCGAGTCAAAAAGAGTTTACCCAGATTTTCCCTCAGGCAGGTTGGGTAGAGCACAATGCCAATGAAATTTGGAACTCAGTCCAGTCAGTTATTGCGGGTGCTTTCATCGAAAGTGGTGTCAAGCCAAGTCAAATCGAAGCAATCGGAATTACCAACCAACGTGAAACAACTGTTGTCTGGGATAAGAAAACAGGGCTCCCTATCTACAACGCTATCGTTTGGCAGTCTCGCCAAACAGCCCCTTTGGCTGAGCAACTAAAAAACCAAGGTTATGTGGAAAAATTCCATGAAAAGACTGGTTTGATTATCGATGCTTACTTCTCAGCGACTAAGGTTCGTTGGATTTTGGACCATGTAGAAGGCGCTCAAGAGCGAGCAGAAAAAGGGGAATTGCTCTTTGGTACCATTGATACTTGGTTGGTTTGGAAATTGACTGACGGTGCGGCTCACGTGACGGACTACTCAAACGCAGCTCGTACCATGCTTTATAACATTAAAGAACTCAAATGGGATGATGAGATTTTAGAAATCCTCAATATTCCTAAAGCAATGTTGCCTGAAGTTCGTTCTAACTCTGAAATCTACGGTAAAACAGCGCCATTCCACTTCTATGGTGGAGAAGTTCCAATCTCAGGTATGGCTGGGGACCAACAGGCAGCCCTCTTTGGGCAGTTGGCCTTTGAACCAGGTATGGTCAAGAATACTTATGGAACAGGTTCTTTCATCATCATGAATACTGGTGAAGAGATGCAGTTGTCTGAGAACAATCTTTTGACAACCATTGGTTACGGTATCAATGGCAAGGTTTACTATGCCTTAGAAGGTTCTATCTTCATCGCAGGAAGTGCCATTCAATGGCTTCGTGACGGTCTTCGCATGGTTGAAAATTCACCAGAATCTGAAAAATATGCCCGTGATTCTCACAACAACGATGAAGTTTATGTTGTTCCAGCCTTTACAGGTCTAGGAGCTCCATACTGGAACCAAAACGCTCGCGGTTCTGTCTTTGGCTTAACTCGTGGAACAACTAAAGAAGACTTTATCAAGGCAACTCTTCAATCTATCGCTTATCAAGTGCGTGACATCATCGACACCATGCAAGTGGATGCTCAAACAGCTATCCAAGTCTTGAAAGTAGACGGTGGTGCAGCTATGAACAACTTCCTCATGCAGTTCCAAGCTGACATTTTGGGAATCGATATCGCACGCGCCAAAAACTTAGAAACAACAGCTTTGGGAGCAGCCTTCTTAGCAGGTTTGTCAGTAGGTTACTGGAAAGACTTGGATGAGTTGAAACTCTTGAACGAGACAGGAGAACTCTTTGAACCATCTATGAACGAATCTCGCAAGGAACAACTCTACAAGGGCTGGAAGAAAGCTGTGAAAGCAACCCAAGTCTTTGCGGAAGTAGACGACTAATACTGGAAGAATAAAGCGACTCAGTTAGAAAGTGTGTAAATATGGAATTTTCAAAGAAAACACGTGAATTATCAATTCAAAAAATGCAGGAACGTACCTTGGACCTCTTGATTATCGGTGGAGGAATCACTGGTGCTGGTGTAGCCTTGCAGGCGGCAGCTAGTGGTCTAGATACAGGTTTGATTGAAATGCAGGACTTCGCAGAAGGAACATCCAGCCGTTCAACAAAACTGGTTCACGGAGGACTACGTTACCTTAAGCAATTTGATGTAGAAGTGGTATCAGATACAGTTTCTGAACGTGCAGTGGTTCAACAAATCGCTCCACACATTCCGAAACCAGACCCAATGCTCTTGCCAGTTTACGATGAAGATGGAGCGACCTTTAGCCTCTTCCGTCTTAAAGTAGCTATGGATCTTTACGACCTCTTGGCAGGTGTCAACAACACACCAGCTGCTAACAAGGTTTTGAGTAAGGAAGAAGTCTTGGAACGCCAGCCAAACTTGAAGAAAGAAGGTTTGGTAGGAGGTGGGGTTTACCTTGACTTCCGTAACAACGATGCTCGTCTCGTGATCGAAAACATCAAACGTGCCAACCAGGACGGTGCCCTCATTGCTAACCACGTGAAGGCAGAAGGCTTCCTATTTGACGAAAGTGGCAAGATTACAGGTGTTGTAGCTCGTGATCTCTTGACAGACCAAGTCTTTGAAATCAAGGCCCGTCTGGTTATTAACACAACAGGTCCTTGGAGCGACAAGGTGCGCAATTTGTCTAATAAGGGAACACAATTCTCACAAATGCGTCCAACTAAGGGAGTTCACTTGGTAGTGGATTCAAGCAAGATCAAGGTTTCACAGCCAGTTTACTTTGATACAGGTTTGGGTGATGGCCGTATGGTCTTTGTTCTCCCACGTGAAAACAAGACTTACTTCGGTACAACGGATACAGACTACACAGGTGATTTGGAACATCCAAAAGTGACGCAGGAAGATGTAGATTACCTACTTGGCATTGTCAATAACCGCTTCCCAGAAGCCAACATTACTATTGATGATATCGAAAGCAGCTGGGCAGGTCTTCGTCCATTGATCGCAGGCAATAGCGCTTCTGACTACAATGGAGGAAATAACGGAACCATCAGTGATGAAAGCTTTAACAACTTGATTACGACTGTTGAATCTTATCTCTCTAAAGAAAAAACTCGTGAAGATGTAGAGGCTGCTGTTAGCAAGCTTGAAAGCAGTACCTCTGAGAAACATTTGGACCCATCTGCAGTTTCTCGTGGTTCTAGCTTGGACCGAGATGATAATGGTCTCTTGACCCTTGCTGGTGGTAAAATCACAGACTACCGTAAGATGGCTGAAGGAGCTATGGAGCGCGTGGTTGACATCCTCAAAGCAGAATTTGACCGTAGCTTTAAACTCATCAATTCTAAGACTTACCCTGTTTCAGGTGGGGAATTGAACCCAGCAAATGTGGACTCAGAAATCGAAGCCTTTGCGCAACTTGGAGTGTCACGTGGTTTGGATAGCAAGGAAGCTCATTACCTAGCAAATCTTTATGGTTCAAATGCACCGAAAGTCTTTGCTCTTGCTCATAGTTTAGAACAAGCACCAGGACTCAGCTTGGCAGATACCTTGTCCCTTCACTATGCAATGCGCAATGAGTTGGCTCTGAGCCCAGTTGACTTCCTCCTTCGTCGTACCAACCACATGCTCTTTATGCGTGATAGTTTGGATAGCATCGTTGAGCCAGTTTTGGATGAAATGGGACGATTCTATGACTGGACTGAAGAAGAAAAAGCCGCTTACCGTGCGGATGTCGAAGTAGCTCTTGCTAACAACGATTTAGCAGAATTAAAAAATTAAGAAAAAATAAAAGAGGCGGCGGGCAACAATCCTTGTCGCCCGCCCCTTCTTTTTAATGGAGATAGAAAGATGATGAATGAATTATTTGGAGAATTTTTGGGAACTTTAATCCTGATTCTTCTAGGAAATGGTGTTGTTGCAGGTGTGGTTCTTCCTAAAACTAAGAGCAATAGCTCAGGTTGGATTGTGATTACCATGGGTTGGGGGATTGCAGTTGCGGTTGCAGTATTTGTATCTGGCAAGCTCAGTCCAGCTCATTTAAACCCAGCTGTGACAATTGGTGTAGCTTTAAAAGGTGACTTGCCTTGGGCTTCTGTTTTGCCTTATATCTTAGCCCAGTTCGCAGGGGCTATGCTCGGTCAGATTTTGGTTTGGTTGCAATTCAAGCCGCATTATGAGGCAGAAGAAAATGCAGGAAATATCCTGGCAACCTTCAGTACTGGACCGGCCATCAAAGATACTGTATCAAACTTGATTAGCGAAATCCTTGGCACCTTTGTATTGGTATTGACAATCTTTGCTTTGGGACTTTATGACCTTCAAGCAGGAATCGGAACTTTTGCAGTGGGAACTTTGATTGTCGGTATCGGTCTATCACTAGGTGGGACAACAGGTTATGCCTTGAACCCTGCACGTGACCTTGGACCTCGTATCATGCACAGTATCCTTCCAATTTCAAACAAGGGAGACGGAGACTGGTCTTATGCCTGGATTCCTGTTGTGGGACCTGTTATCGGTGCAGCCTTGGCCGTGCTTGTATTCTCACTTTTCTAATCTAGAAAACAATTATGTTGATAAAGCTTGAGATGAAAATCTCAGGCTTTTTTAAAAATATTCATAGAAAAACTGCATAATCTTTAAAATTAGCTTAAATGCAGTGAAAATGTACGGTAAACAATTGAAAGATTACCCTAAAAAATGGTACAATGGTAGAAAAATACTATAGTAAGAGTTCATCTTATTTCACAAAAATTACAGAAATGAATGGTTTTTCTTGATGAAACAAAGAAAAGAATTGTACCTTTTTCTTGGTCGGACAGCCTTGTATTTTCTTATCTTTCTAGGGCTGCTTTACTTCTTTAGCTATCTTGGTCAGGGTCAAGGAAGCTTTATCTATAATGAATTTTAACTTGAAGGAGAATCCCTATTGTGTCAAATAAACCAATAGTAGATATGATTGAAACCATTGAGCATTTTGCTCAGACACAGCCTAGCTATCCTGTTTACAATGTTTTGGGACAGGAACACACTTATGGAGATTTAAAGGCTGATTCGGATAGTTTGGCTGCAGCCATCGATCAACTGGATTTACCAGAGAAGTCTCCTGTGGTTGTCTTTGGAGGCCAAGAATATGAAATGTTGGCAACATTTGTAGCGCTGACTAAGTCAGGTCATGCCTACATTCCGATTGATAGCCATTCGGCCTTGGAGAGAGTTTCGGCTATTTTAGAAGTAGCAGAGCCAAGCTTGATTATTGCCATCTCAGATTTTCCATTGGAGCAGATTTCTACACCGATGTTGAATCTAGCTCAGGTTCATGAAGCCTTTGCTCAAGGGACTAGCTATGAGATCACGCATCCAGTCAAGGGAGATGATAACTACTACATTATCTTTACTTCTGGTACGACTGGTAAGCCTAAGGGAGTGCAGATTTCCCATGATAACCTCCTCAGTTTTACCAACTGGATGATTACGGATAAGGAATTTGCGACGCCAAGTCGTCCGCAAATGCTGGCTCAGCCACCTTATTCTTTTGACCTGTCTGTCATGTACTGGGCGCCGACCTTGGCACTGGGTGGTACGCTTTTCGCTCTTCCTTCAGCTATTACTCAGGACTTTAAGCAACTCTTTGCGACCATCTTTTCATTGCCAATCGCTATCTGGACATCAACCCCTTCTTTTGCAGATATGGCCATGTTGTCTGAAGCCTTTAATAGTGAGAAAATGCCTGACATCACGCATTTCTACTTTGATGGTGAAGAATTGACGGTTAAAACGGCTCAAAAACTACGCGAACGTTTCCCAAATGCCCGTATTATCAATGCCTACGGCCCAACAGAAGCGACAGTAGCCCTGTCAGCAGTTGCTGTGACAGACGAGATGCTAGCGACTCTCAAACGCCTACCAATCGGCTATACCAAGGCTGATTCTCCAACCTTTATCATTGATGAGAATGGCAAGAAACTGCCAAATGGTGAACAGGGAGAAATCATTGTTTCTGGACCAGCCGTTTCAAAAGGTTATATGAACAATCCTGAAAAAACGGCAGAAGCCTTCTTTGAGTTTGAAGGTCTACCAGCCTACCATACAGGAGATGTGGGAACTATGACAGATGAAGGCTTGCTTCTCTACGGCGGACGCATGGACTTCCAGATTAAGTTTAACGGTTACCGCATTGAGTTAGAAGATGTCTCTCAAAACCTCAATAAGTCTCGCTTTATCGAGTCTGCTGTAGCTGTACCACGTTATAATAAAGACCACAAGGTGCAAAATCTATTGGCTTATGTCATCTTGAAAGACGGTGTTCGTGAGCAGTTTGAGCGAGATATTGATATTACCAAGGCTATCAAGGAAGATTTAACAGATATCATGATGTCCTACATGATGCCGTCTAAATTCCTTTATCGAGACAGTTTGCCACTGACTCCAAATGGAAAGATTGACATCAAAGGATTGATTAACGAGGTGAATAGCAGATGATGGAGTTCTTTCAACAGCTTCCTCATTTAGAGCCATACGGCAATCCTCAGTATTTTGTCTACGTGATTGCTGCAACCTTACCTATCTTTATTGGCCTCTTTTTCAAGAAACGCTTTGCCTGGTATGAAGTGCTGGTTAGCCTCTTCTTTATCGTCACCATGTTGGTGGGTGGGAAGACCAATCAATTGGCAGCCTTGGGTATTTACCTTTGCTGGGAGATATTGCTCTTACTCTTCTATAAGCATTATCGAAAAAGTAAGGATGGCAAGTGGGTCTTCTACCTAGTTAGCTTTCTATCCCTCCTTCCGATTATCTTTGTCAAGGTGCAGCCAGCTATCAATGGAACGCAGTCTTTGCTTGGATTTTTGGGAATTTCTTACCTGACCTTTCGTTCGGTTGGGATTATCATCGAGCTGAGAGATGGAGTGATTAAGGATTTTACCCTCTGGGAATTCCTCCGTTTTCTTCTCTTCATGCCGACTTTCTCGAGTGGTCCAATTGATCGCTTTAAGCGTTTTAATGAAAATTATCAGACCATTCCTGAGCGGGATGAGTTGCTGGATATGTTGGATGAATCTGTTCGCTATATCATGTGGGGATTTTTGTACAAGTTTATCCTAGCTCATATTTTAGGAGAGACCTTACTCCCTCCTCTGAAGAATCTAGCCCTGCAGTCAGGTGGCTTCTTTAACCACTATGCCTTGGCAGTTATGTATACCTTTGGTCTGGAGCTTTTCTTTGACTTTGCAGGTTACTCTATGTTTGCCTTAGCCATTTCAAATTTGATGGGAATTCGTAGCCCTATCAACTTTAATAAGCCCTTTTTATCAAGGGATTTAAAGGAATTTTGGAATCGTTGGCATATGAGTCTGTCCTTCTGGTTCCGTGACTTTGTCTTTATGCGAATGGTCATGGTGTTGACTAGAAAGAAGGTCTTTAAAAATCGCAATGTAACCTCAAGTGTGGCCTACATTGTAAATATGCTGATTATGGGATTTTGGCATGGCGTGACCTGGTACTACATCGCCTATGGACTCTTTCATGGATTGGGTTTGGTCATCAATGACGCTTGGGTTCGTAAGAAAAAAACACTCAATAAGGAACGGAAAAAAGCAGGGAAGCCTGCTCTACCTGAGAATCGCTGGATTCAGTTGCTTGGCATGGTTATCACCTTCCATGTCGTCATGCTGTCATTCTTAATCTTTTCTGGATTCTTGAATGATTTATGGTTTAAAAAATAAAGGAAATAAAATATGGATATCAAATCAGAAGTTATCGAAATTATTGATGAGTTGTTTATGGAAGATGTTTCTGACATGATGGATGAAGATCTTTTTGATGCAGGTGTCTTGGATAGTATGGGAACGGTAGAGTTGATTGTGGAGATTGAAAACCGTTTTGACATTCGCGTTCCTGTAACAGAGTTTGGTCGCGACGACTGGAATACAGCCAATAAAATCATAGCTGGTATTGTGGAGCTACAAAATGCTTAAACGCTTATGGATGATTTTCGGGCCCATCTTCATAGCTGGATTTTTGGTTCTTCTACTCATCTTTTTTTATCCAAGTACAACAAGCCATAATCTGACGGAGGAGAAATATTCGGCGGCTTCTGTTAGTGTAGAGAGTTTTAAAGAGAGAAGCCAAAAAGTAAGGGCTCTTACAGATCCAAATATGCGTTTTGTTCCCTTCTTTGGCTCCAGTGAATGGCTTCGTTTTGACGGTGCCCATCCTGCGGTATTGGCTGAGAAATACAACCGCTCTTATCGCCCCTATCTTTTAGGACAGAGGGGAGCTGCATCGCTCAACCAGTATTTTGGGATGCAACAGATGTTGCCACAACTGGAGAATAAACAAGTTGTATATGTCATCTCGCCCCAGTGGTTTAGTAAAAATGGCTATGAGCCAGCAGCCTTCCAGCAGTATTTTAATGGGGATCAGTTGACGAGTTTTCTGGAACATCAATCTGGAGATCAGGCTAGTCAATATGCAGCGACCCGCTTACTACAGCAGTTTCCAAATGTAGCTATGAAGGACCTGGTTCAGAAGTTGGCAAGTAAAGAAGAATTGTCGACGGCAGACAATGAAATGATTGAATTATTGGCTCGTTTTAATGAACGTCAAGCTTCCTTTTTTGGTCAGTTTTCGGTTAGAGGCTATTTCAAATACGATAAGCATGTAGCTAAGTATTTAAAGACCTTGCCAGATCAGTTTTCTTATCAAGCTATAGAAGATGTTGTCAAAGCAGATGCAGAAAAGAATACTTCTAATAATGATCTGGGAATGGAGAATTATTTCTATAATACACAGATTAAGAAGGATTTGAATAAATTAAAGGATTCTCAGAAAAATTTTACCTATCTCAAGTCGCCAGAATATAATGACTTGCAGTTAGTGTTGACACAGTTTTCTAAATCCAAGGTAAACCCGATTTTTATCATTCCACCTGTTAATAAAAAATGGATGGACTATGCTGGTTTACGAGAGGATATGTACCAACAAACGGTGCAGAAGATTCGCTACCAGTTAGAAAGTCAAGGTTTTACCAATATAGCAGATTTTTCTAAGGACGGTGGGGAAGCTTTCTTTATGAAGGATACCATTCACCTTGGTTGGTTAGGTTGGTTGGCATTTGATAAGGCCGTTGATCCTTTCCTATCCAATCCCACACCAGCTCCGACTTATCATCTGAATGAGCGCTTTTTCAGTAAAGACTGGGCGACTTATGATGGAGATGTCAAGGAATTTCAATAGATCATAATATAGAAGAGTTCAAGGATGAAACTAGTTTTCACGTTTTTTCTTGACTCTTTTTTTGGTTGTGATATAATTAACCAGTAAATAATTTTTCAAAGAATAGTATTTTTCTCTTAAAAAAGAGAAGTCCAAAAGGAAAGGAGTCAAATATGAGACAGCTAGCGAAGGATATCGATGCTTTTTTGAATGAGGTGATTTTGCAGGCAGAAAATCAGCATGAAATCCTAATAGGTCATTGCACTAGCGAGGTGGCTCTGACCAATACCCAGGAGCATATCCTCATGCTCTTGTCAGAGGAATCTTTAACAAATTCAGAGTTGGCCCGTCGTCTCAATGTCAGTCAGGCGGCAGTTACCAAGGCTATTAAGTCTTTGGTCAAGGAAGGGATGTTGGAAACATCTAAAGATCCTAAGGATGCGCGTGTAATTTTTTATCAGTTGACTGATTTGGCTCGTCCAATTGCTGAGGAGCATCATCATCACCATGAGCATACACTTTTAACCTATGAACAAGTGGCTACTCAGTTTACTCCAAATGAACAAAAAGTGATTCAGCGGTTTTTGACTGCTTTAGTAGGAGAAATCAAATAATGAGATATATTACGGTAGAGGACTTGTCCTTCTATTATGATAAGGAGCCTGTTCTTGAACATATCAATTATAGTGTTGATAGTGGGGAATTTGTGACCTTGACAGGGGAAAATGGGGCGGCTAAGACGACACTCATCAAGGCCAGTCTTGGAATCCTCCAACCACGCATTGGTAAGGTAACCATTTCAAAGACAAATACGCAGGGTAAGAAATTGAGAATAGCCTATCTTCCTCAACAGATTGCCAGTTTTAATGCAGGTTTTCCAAGTACGGTTTATGAATTTGTCAAGTCGGGACGCTATCCACGAAAAGGTTGGTTCCGTCGCTTGAATGCTCATGATGAGGAGCATATCAAGGTTAGTCTGGACTCAGTTGGCATGTGGGAACACCGAGACAAACGCTTGGGTTCTCTATCTGGGGGGCAAAAGCAGCGAGCGGTGATTGCGCGTATGTTTGCTTCTGACCCAGATGTGTTTGTCCTAGATGAGCCGACAACGGGGATGGATGCAGGAAGTAAAAACGAATTTTACGAACTCATGCACCACAGCGCTCATCATCACGGCAAGGCTGTTTTGATGATTACTCATGACCCTGAAGAAGTTAAGGACTATGCGGACCGCAATATTCATCTAGTACGTAACCAAGACTCGCCATGGCGTTGTTTCAACGTTCATGAGAATGATCAGGAGGTGGGCCATGCTTAGTTTGTTATCTTATGACTTTATGCAACGTGCCTTTCTGGCCGTTATTGCTATGAGTCTTTTCTCGCCAGTATTGGGAACCTTCCTTATCTTGCGTCGTCAGAGTTTGATGAGTGATACCCTCAGCCACGTCTCGCTTTCGGGTGTAGCCTTTGGTCTGGTTCTGGGGATTTCTCCGACTATTTCTACTATTGCTATTGTCTTGATTGCGGCGGTCTTTCTGGAGTATCTCCGTACGGTTTACAAGAACTTTATGGAAATCGGGACAGCTATCCTCAT from Streptococcus mitis encodes:
- a CDS encoding metal ABC transporter ATP-binding protein is translated as MRYITVEDLSFYYDKEPVLEHINYSVDSGEFVTLTGENGAAKTTLIKASLGILQPRIGKVTISKTNTQGKKLRIAYLPQQIASFNAGFPSTVYEFVKSGRYPRKGWFRRLNAHDEEHIKVSLDSVGMWEHRDKRLGSLSGGQKQRAVIARMFASDPDVFVLDEPTTGMDAGSKNEFYELMHHSAHHHGKAVLMITHDPEEVKDYADRNIHLVRNQDSPWRCFNVHENDQEVGHA